In Cydia fagiglandana chromosome 9, ilCydFagi1.1, whole genome shotgun sequence, a single window of DNA contains:
- the LOC134667199 gene encoding GSK3-beta interaction protein-like isoform X1 translates to MGCFVWLTRCAKNDKMEDKVLTAETWPQEAEAAINDIRKHVKSANVSTQLKNDNQRIYINLTTLENSDYCIEMSASGFRVVGRTYDDTTLAIIENMNYETPYALLNSISQKYRESFGGELMNKLLDLAKKET, encoded by the exons ATGGGTTGTTTTGTGTGGCTTACTCGCTGCGCCAAGAATGA TAAAATGGAAGACAAAGTCCTTACCGCAGAAACATGGCCACAAGAAGCCGAGGCGGCGATCAACGACATACGCAAACACGTGAAATCGGCCAACGTATCAACACAGCTGAAAAACGACAACCAAAGGATTTACATCAACCTGACAACCCTGGAGAACTCCGACTATTGTATCGAGATGTCCGCCTCCGGGTTCAGAGTCGTGGGCCGGACCTACGACGACACAACCCTAGCTATCATCGAGAACATGAACTATGAAACCCCCTACGCCTTGCTCAATAGCATCAGTCAGAAATACAGGGAGTCTTTCGGCGGTGAGTTGATGAATAAGCTATTGGATCTCGCCAAAAAGGAGACTTGA
- the LOC134667199 gene encoding GSK3-beta interaction protein-like isoform X2, with translation MEDKVLTAETWPQEAEAAINDIRKHVKSANVSTQLKNDNQRIYINLTTLENSDYCIEMSASGFRVVGRTYDDTTLAIIENMNYETPYALLNSISQKYRESFGGELMNKLLDLAKKET, from the coding sequence ATGGAAGACAAAGTCCTTACCGCAGAAACATGGCCACAAGAAGCCGAGGCGGCGATCAACGACATACGCAAACACGTGAAATCGGCCAACGTATCAACACAGCTGAAAAACGACAACCAAAGGATTTACATCAACCTGACAACCCTGGAGAACTCCGACTATTGTATCGAGATGTCCGCCTCCGGGTTCAGAGTCGTGGGCCGGACCTACGACGACACAACCCTAGCTATCATCGAGAACATGAACTATGAAACCCCCTACGCCTTGCTCAATAGCATCAGTCAGAAATACAGGGAGTCTTTCGGCGGTGAGTTGATGAATAAGCTATTGGATCTCGCCAAAAAGGAGACTTGA